The DNA segment TACGCTCCTTCTTCCAAGCATCCGCCCCATGCTTTGCAGCAAAGGCGTCAACAACTCGGAATCCAACGTTGTGGCGGGTGTTGGCATATTCGCTGCCGGGATTGCCGAGGCCGACTATCATCCGGTAGCTCATGAGCCGTTCTAGAATTGAAAAAGAACAAAAGGGCGAGCCGGCCTTTCGGAAGGCTCACCCGAAAAAAGTCAGGCTGCCTACTTAACGACAGCAAAGACCGGCTGCTCGGGAGCGTCGAGGTATTGGACGCCTTCGATAGCTGGCAACTGGCTGATGTGGAGGCTGTCGCCTACCTTGAGAGGACGTACGTCGGCGTCGATAGAGGAAGGAATGTCCTTCGGCAAACAGCGGACGCTGACAGTCTTGGAAACGGTTTCGACCGTAGCGTTTTCGTTCTTCACGCCCCAAGCCTCGCCCTTGGCGTGTACTGGAATTTCGAGGACAACGAGCTCGTCGGCGCCGATCTGTTGGAAGTCAACGTGCGTGTAGGTGTCCTTGATGGGGTGGCGCTGCACTTCCTTGATGATGGAAGTGACAGCCTCGCCTTCGTCCGCCTTGAGCTGAACGACTGGCGTGTTGTTACCGATAGCGCGGAGAAGCTGACGAAGCTCGGCAGAGTCGATCGACAAATTCTCGGGCTTCTTGCTCTTGCCGTATACAACAGCTGGCACGCGGCCTTCGGCACGGAGACGGCCGGATGATGCAGATCCCGCTTGTTCGCGGGCGGAAGCGTTGATTGTGAGCGTATTCATGGTACGAAAATCGTTAGAGGCGGAGCGAGACTCCGAGTGAAAGGAGGCGAACCGTAAGTCGCTCTAGTCGGAAATCAATCAAAACTTTCGCAAAAACGAAGGTTTTACACAAAGCGTATTGGTCACCAGTTGAGCTGCGTCTAAAAAACAGGCTGCCTGGGTTGAGAGCGGTCCTTAGTGGACCAAAATCCGAATCCCGCGAACAAGAGGAAAAACGATTCGTTCAGCAAGCGAAAAAAGCGACAACACTCGAAGACCGCCTCGGTTAGAACCGCGCCAGAATCCGCTTCGCTCCGTCAAACCGCTTCGCTGGTTCTCATCCACGCTAGCTTGAGATACGAAAAAGCCGCCGATGCTCCGATCGACGGCTCTAAAAAAAAGTGGCTGCCCCGGCTGGATTGGGTTGGCCTGCGGCTCAAGTCGCTGAAGCGACCACCCTGACGGGAGCCCCCTCTCCGCTTCGCTCCGTCGAACCGCTTCGCTGGTTCTCATCCACACAAGCTCGAGATACGAAAAAGCCGCCGATGCTCCGATCGACGGCTCTAAAAAAAAGTGGCTGCCCCGGCTGGATTCGAACCAGCGACCAAGTGATTAACAGTCACCTGCTCTACCACTGAGCTACAGGGCAGTGTTGCTCGTTTCGCCTATCGTCCTAGTGAAAAACTTCGAGCTTCGAAGGCCTTTCCACTGAGCCTCAGGGCAAAAGTGAAGTCGGAAAAAAGGAGTTCTGAGGTCCCCTTGTCAACTCTTTGATTCAAGAAATTCAAAAAAACTCAATTCCCCCTCGGGGCGTTTGACCAAGGCTTCTTATTGATGGCATTCTTCGACTTCGAACTTTTCCAACCGATCCCGTTCTAAGCCCTCATGCGCCACCATCTTATCAGCTTCGCTTGCCTTCTCAACACCCTTGCCCTGCTTCTAGGCGGATGCGCCACCGAACCCAGCTTGTACACCGGACAAACCGGCTACTACGC comes from the Pelagicoccus enzymogenes genome and includes:
- a CDS encoding 50S ribosomal protein L25, translated to MNTLTINASAREQAGSASSGRLRAEGRVPAVVYGKSKKPENLSIDSAELRQLLRAIGNNTPVVQLKADEGEAVTSIIKEVQRHPIKDTYTHVDFQQIGADELVVLEIPVHAKGEAWGVKNENATVETVSKTVSVRCLPKDIPSSIDADVRPLKVGDSLHISQLPAIEGVQYLDAPEQPVFAVVK